In the Gorilla gorilla gorilla isolate KB3781 chromosome 1, NHGRI_mGorGor1-v2.1_pri, whole genome shotgun sequence genome, ATAAATACATGGTAAAtacttaataatttatttttctgaatcccTGGGAATAAGTATCAGACATAAAATAGAGGCTTTGTGGTGAGGATCACAATTTACAACCATCCACAGCTCTCTTTTCAATAGTTTATGCTCTCAAATAAACGTATAAACATTTTACTTAGTTacacataaaaaaggaaaaagtcccttatgaagagaaaataagtgAGCAGTAATATAGTTCATGTGAAATTTAGAACCATGGGTTTGACTAAATAGAATCTGAATAAGCTACCTGGCTTATAATGAATTTCTTGCAAATCATGTCCATAGGAATCACAATTTTCCCGAGAGAAGTTTCCTCAGAGCCTCTTTCATATCCTTGTTCCTTAAAGTATAGATGATAGGATTTAAAGTGGGGGTCACCATGGTGTAGAAGAGGGAGATAAACTTCCCTTGGTCCTGGGCATAGCTGTCACTAGGTTGCAGGTACATGTAGATTATGGTGCCATAGAATATAATCACCACTGTAAGGTGGGAGGAGCAGGTGCTGAAGGCTTTGTGCCGTGCCACTACTGATTTGATCCTCAGCACAGCTTGAGTTATGAAGCCATAGGAGATGGAGATGAGTGCTGGTGGAATGACAACAAACAGAACACTAACGACAAAAAGCACCAATTCATTGACAGTGGTGTCCACACAAGCCAACTTGAGAAGAGCTGGTACTTCGCAAATAAAATGGTCCAGCCTATGGTTGCCACAGAGAGGCAATTGCAAGGTAAAAGTTGCATGGATTAGGGAATTAGCCAAACCACTGAGTCAGGAGATAGATGCCAGCTGTTGGCAAAGCCGTGGGTTCATGATGACTACATAGTGGAGAGGTTTGCAGACAGCAACGTACCGATCCAAGGCCATGACAGCCAAGAGGATACATTCAGTGGAGCCCAGTGCCAGAGAAATATAGAGTTGCGCCACACAACCACCGTAAGTGATCGTCTTCTTTGGTCTTCGCAAGTTAACTAAGGTCTGAGGAGCAAGGCTAGTAGTGAAGCAGATGTCCAGTAAAGAGAGGTTGCTGAGAAAAAAGTACATTGGGGTATGAAGAGGGGGATCCAGGTATGAGATGATGATTATGGTGAAGTTTCCCACAAGGGTCAGGAGGTAGAAGAAAAGGACAAATACAAAGAGAACAGCCTCCAGACGAGGGTGGTCTGAGAAGCCTAGAAGGATGAAATCCATTAGGGAACTCTCATTGGCCAATCCCATCCCTCCAGGGGGATCCGCACCTAAGGCAGGAATGGAATGGGTACATCCAAAACAATTAAATTTAGAATAACAGAATACACGAGCTGAGAGGATCATGGAGACCAACTTTCCAAAACTATTCATTTTTCACCCTAAACTATTCATTTTTCACTAATGTGCTGCTGACTTGGAACATCAATCCATGTTTCTTCATTCCAGTTCAAAGgctcatctttaaaaattatgaacgATTTCAACTTTGGAGTTGTCTGGGGACTGATTATTAAAGCCAATCAAAGTGCATATTTACATGCATATCAAAAAATCCACAATGACCTaccactaaaaataaatttctctcaaAATACGGTGAACAGTATCTCCCTGATTTTCAACTGTCAATAAATTATCTGCGTATGAAATACCTTACTCAGATTTGATTGTAAGCACAATCAGATGGGGAAGACTTTTTAGATAAAACTAATTaaaacaaagactttaaaacctTTAAAATGGGTATGATTGGTATGAAGGAGATAGAAAATCATTTTTGATATGTGTCACATTGGTACTAACtggaggaaaatgaaaagatatatataaggaaccaaaatatatgatataaattcaAATCATCTCATAAAAGTTTATTCAATGATTGaactgccaaaaaataaaaattagttttaaaattttttatttatttaggcatTATTTAACCAAGTTGGCTAATAGTCCTTACTAgtgaagaaaaatacatatactcaaaggaatatatataattataagagTTAAAGATGCATTGCAGTAttcttataaatataaaatttgtttgAAGGAACCCTTAGATAAATCTATTAAAACTCCCTAACgttttgg is a window encoding:
- the OR2G3 gene encoding LOW QUALITY PROTEIN: olfactory receptor 2G3 (The sequence of the model RefSeq protein was modified relative to this genomic sequence to represent the inferred CDS: substituted 1 base at 1 genomic stop codon); its protein translation is MGLANESSLMDFILLGFSDHPRLEAVLFVFVLFFYLLTLVGNFTIIIISYLDPPLHTPMYFFLSNLSLLDICFTTSLAPQTLVNLRRPKKTITYGGCVAQLYISLALGSTECILLAVMALDRYVAVCKPLHYVVIMNPRLCQQLASISXLSGLANSLIHATFTLQLPLCGNHRLDHFICEVPALLKLACVDTTVNELVLFVVSVLFVVIPPALISISYGFITQAVLRIKSVVARHKAFSTCSSHLTVVIIFYGTIIYMYLQPSDSYAQDQGKFISLFYTMVTPTLNPIIYTLRNKDMKEALRKLLSGKL